A window of Rhododendron vialii isolate Sample 1 chromosome 11a, ASM3025357v1 genomic DNA:
AAGGATCCAAAACACCAACGTATGATGTTTTTATCTTGAAACTATGAGCTTATATTGTTTCATGTTGTCGGGTATACTCTCAGACTGCAATGGCCCGCTGACATGAATATTGAGTGACCTAATAACTGAAACAGAGGCATTCCAGTGTCAGCAGCAAGAATGAAGGGTTATACGGATCTCTGCTGTCGAGTGTACTCCCAGAGAGCAATGGCACCACTGACATGAACATTCAGTGACCTGACAACTCCCAGCTGAGGGATTTCAATGCAAGCATCCAAAATATGAATTATCTCTACTGGTATACCCTCCTTTTCACGGCCAAGAACCAGGACCTGTAGGCGAACCCGTAAATTAAATGAAATTGTTTAAGAGACTAGGAACACTTCTGCATGGTTGATTGGTACAATGCTTACATAATACAGATGCAGCTGCAAAATGCAAAGCAGTATACGCTGATGCAATGCCATCAAGCAATTAGAACAAAAAACTGATGGTTAAGAGTCTTTGTAATGACTTACCATCTTTTTAGGGAAGTCATACTGGTCAAGAGGAATACTGTTTGCAGTTTGCTCCAGACCCAAGATAGAaaaaccctctctcttctttttgtgTAGGAAAACTTTCAGATTACTCACCGGAACTTCTATGATTGGGACCCACTTCTCAGCTGTCACACTGGAAGGACAAACAAAGCTTGTTAATAATTAACAACTAAATACTACGGCTACAGATGGTTTATTCCCAACTTTCAGTTATGCACACAGAAGCCCTCTTTGATTGGTCGGTTAACAAACAAGTAATCCTATTGGACTACTATTGAGAGGATTCAATACCCCACAACCCCATGTTTTGTGGGATAGGTTGCCCAACAGGTGTATAATCCTCGACTAATAGGCGAACGCATTGGATTCGCAATGCAATCCAATGTCTGATCCAGCAAATCAAACAGGTCCACAAATATGTCAACTGAACTTGAACTTTCCAACCTAAGATTTTTACATAGAATATTAAAAGATCCTGTAGGTTAATGTTTTTACTTTCCCAAGAAAGCTTTGGGCAATAAGTTCAGGAATATAACACTCGTCCCCAtcgttatattttttttgggtaaggtaaaAATTTATAACAAAACAGAGGAGCTACCCCCGAACACAACATATAgccaagaaaaaggaaaagaggcTAGGAACATGCTCCTACCCTAACaacaacaagaaaacaaagccTACCAACTACTcacccaaacaaaacaaagataaCACCAACAAAATACTTAGACCCGTCATCAAACGGTGGAGAAAATAGCCTCAGAGATATTCCACATAGCACACAACCTTTGGTTCTTGGCACTGCGTTTCACCTTCCTCCAAAGACTCAAACAACTCCTGATATCAGTCTTCACCACTGAGACAAGAGATAAAGCATCCCTCTGAGAGCCTTGAAAAACTCGCTTATTCCTCTCCAGCCATATATGATAAAGAGAGGCAGCCAACACCATCTTATACAAAGACTGCTGCAAACCATTGCCAGTCATATGTTGACTAGCCCAACCAATCTCTTGATCCAAACTAATCAAGCCCCTCCTATAGCCACAGATTCTCAAAAGCTGCCCCACAATATAGGAAGAATAAGGACACATGAAAAAGAGATGTAAATGGCTTTCAAGAGATGCATTACAGAGAACACACGAAGTATTGGGCACCGTACCCCAATTCTGCAATCTGTCCTTCGTAGCAAGCCTACCATGAACAGCCAGCCACTGAATAATTGCCCAACGAGGAATATGAGCCTTAAACCAGACCACTTTCCACCAAGTAACATCTATTTTAACCTCTCTAATACTATCCCAAGCAGATTTGATAGTAAACCCGTGAGCATTCAGTAGCCAAACCACAGAATCAGATTGACCAGAATTAGGGACCAAGGTAGTAGGAGTGTGCTCAATGATTTCTTTGGTGACAGCATTCCGACTTCTGGGCCAACACCAGGAATCATTACTGATAATAGAGGCCACTTTAGAAAACAAAGATCTCCCCAAGTTATAAACGACCCTCTCCCCAAATCTAGAAAAGAGAGGCCCGAGAGGGTGCCAATTGTCTAACCAAAGAAAAGTATCAAGCCCATTACCAACTACAGATTTTATCCAAGGTTGAACCAAACTGCGAAGCTTAAAAATCTTCCTAATAGTCCAAGAAGCAGAAGGAGGAATACTCATATACCAAAGACACTGACCTTTAATGACATAGGAATGAATCTACCTTATCCACAAAGAGTCAGCCTTTTTAGCTATGGCCCAAAGATGTCTAGACATGGCAGCCTTATTCCAATCTGGAAGAGCCCGAAGCCCCAACCCACCTTCTACTTTAGGAGAACAGACATCTCTCCATTTGACTTTAGCACCTTGAGCTTTCAAAGCTGGCCCAGACCAGAAAAAAGGCCCTAAGAACCCCCTCAATAGTTTTAAGGACTTTTTGAGGCAAGAtgaagatggaactccaataaTTCTGCATACTGAACAGAACTGAACTGAACTGATAAGCTGCACTCTACCCCCATAAGACAGCAATTTGTTAGTCCAAGATTGAACACGCTTGAGAATCTTATCAACAAGGGCTTGACAATCACTTGCATGAAGTCTTGTAGTGATAAGAGGCACACCAAGGTACCTAACTGGGAGCACACCTTCAGAGATAGCAAGAATAGAAAATAAACCCCTTTTATCCCCATCATCAACTCCAGAGAGGAAAACACTACACTTTTGCAAATTAGGACAAAGCCCAGAAAAGGAATAAAAATCAGTCAACATCGTATTGATCAACTGAAAAGAGGATTGGTCAGCCCCACACAAAATAAACAAGTAATCCGCAAAGATAACATGAGAAAGTTGCAGAGACAAACATCTAGGGTGATAAGTAAAGCTGCCATGACCAATTCTATATTGAAGCAAAGAGGAGAACCCTTCCATAACAAGCAAGAAGAGGTAAGGGGAGATAGGATCACCTTGCCGTAAACCCCTTTTACCAGGGAAATAACCAACAAGCTCACCATTTATCACAATAGAGAACATGGCAGAGGTGACACACTTCTTAACCCAAGTGATGAACAGAGTAGGAAAACCCATCACAGTCATGATGTCAAAAAGGAAAGGCCAAGCCACTGAATCATAGGCTTTCATGAGGTCTCCCTTCATGGCAcacctagcaggaccttgatcCTTATGATAACCCCTAACCAGCTCCTGCATTAGTAACACATTGTCAACAATACTTCGGCCTTTCACGAATGCTGACTGACAAGGATTGATGAGGCTGGGAAAAAAAGGTTGCATTCTATTCACTAGAATTTTAGTAATGCACTTATATGGAATATTACAGCAAGAAATAGGCCTGTAATCCTTAATGGTAGAAGGGGCTTCAACCTTAGGAACCAGAGATATAGCAGTAGAGTTCCATTCTTTCAGCAAGAACCCTGACTGAAAAAACTGACTAATAGCAGCCACTAGATCAGGACCAACAATAGCCCAATTCTGATGATAAAAGGCTGAATTGTAACCATCCGGGCCTGGGGCTTTATCCCCTTTAATAGATTTCAAAGCTCCTTGAATTTCATCCACAGTCATAGGGGAAATCAGAGAATTCATCCATTCCTCAGGAACTCTAGCAGTAACTGCCTGAGCCAATTCATTATAAGCACTAGAGGCCTGAAAAGAAGAACCAAGAAGACCTTGATAATAACCCACAATTTCAGACTTGATAGCTGCTGGATCCTCCAATCTAACACCATGACTATCCACCAAACTTAAAATCTTATTATGCGATAGGTGAGAAACCATTTTCTGATGGAAAAATCTTGTATTTTTATCACCTAGAGTAAGCCACTGCACCCTAGATTTTTGCCTCTTGAAAGATTCTTCAGTAGCACTCAGCTCCATAAATGCACACATAGCTACTTTCTCTTGCTCATGCAAGGAAGCATCCTGGGGATTAGCAAAACACGACTGCTGAAGCTGAGTTAGAGTATCTCTAGCCTCTTTAACTCTGGAACAAATATTGGAATAATGCTGCTTATTGAAATCCCTTAAAGGACCCTTCAACCTCTTCAACTTAAGGCTCAATTTTAACATAAAAGATTGACATAGCACAGGATCACTCCAAGACATAGCCAAGACCTCTTGAAAAGCAGCATGCttcatccaaaaattaaaaaatttaaaaggcCTCTTCCTTCTTATCTCGGGAACAATTGAAACCATAACGGGAGAATGGTCAGAAACTCCAGGAGCCAAAAAACAGGCCTCAGAATCAGGAAACAAATTCAGCCATGCAGGATTAACTAAGGCCCTATCAAGTTTACTCATATTAGCCCCTAAACCACCACGTTTATTAGTCCAGGTATACCAAAACCCTTTCGCCAGCATATCATCCATCTCAAGAGAATTCAAACAGTCATTAAACTCAGTAGAAGCAGCCCTATCAAACCCCTCAAGCTGCTCATTAGCTTTCCGAACAACATTGAAATCCCCCATCTGAAGCCATGGGTCAGTCCCAACTACACCACTAACCAACTGCATATCATATCACAACTGCCGCCTAGCCACCACACAATTATGCCCATAAACTATAGACACGCAAAAATCCTTATGACATTCCAACCCAACAACCCTAGCAACCACAATCTGTGGAGAAGAAAACAGAAGAGAAACAGTCATAACCTGAGGATCCCAGGCCATGACAATACGAGCAACAACATCAGTCCCACAATTATGAACATACCTCCAAGTAGCAGGAACACAATGTCTAATGGCAGAATCCAAATAAGCACTACAAAGTTTAGTTTCCACCAAACCAATCAGTCCCAGATTTTGAGAATGAACCAAAGAAAGAACCTCTTTCTGCTTCAAAAGGTTATTAAGACCCCTAGTATTCCATGCACAAACCTTAAGCATTGGAAAGAATGAGAAAGAACCGCCTACCTTTTCCCAGAGGCTCCACGATTCCTCCCTTTCCCAGCCTTAGCAGCCACAGAGACAGAGACAGGCTGAGTAAAGCTACTCTCCACTTGCCCACTCACCACACCTACCACAGTTTCAGCCATTGGTTCAACAAGAGCAGCAGGGAGCACCAAAGTAGCAACCCCATCAGTAACACCAACTGCAGGGTCTACATGGATACTTCCTCCATCCTCAGGAACATCACCCACAGAAAGAGGAAGGACAACAGAATCTGAAACCAACCCAGTAGAAACATCTGGAAGATCCAAAGGCACTGTAGActccaaaatggaaaatgtatttACAATCTGAATTGCCCCATGAGGAGGTGACCCCAAACCATTAGACCCCTTCTTACCAGAGTTCTTCCTGGACTTGGACACAGAAAAAGCAGAAAGAGTATCCTCCTGTTGTAAAATACCAAGAGAACTTACCACAGCAGAGGAGCTAGGATCCATACCCATAGAGATCAAAGGAGATTTGCTCAGAACCAGAGAGCTGCCCACCCCCATTTTTGGAGGGCTAGCACCAACAAAAGGTAATCCAGAAGCCTGTTGAGAAGAATCCAACACAGGAGAACCAAAAGTATTCAACAACGGCCCAACAGAATTCATCGTAGCCTGTGCAACAGTTTCTTCAGAAGGAAGGTTAACAACCTGCCCTAAAGGCAACATATCAGAAACAAGGACTGCAGTAGTAGGCCTACTAGCCGCAAGTTGCTGTACCATATGACTAGCCTCAGTGTGGCCAAAAACATGACATTCAGAGCATCGAGATGGCTTCCATGGATACTTAACATTGATAAAAGCAGAGGCTCCATTAGCATATTCTACTTCAACCACATCCAGCAGAGGAGTATCTACATGAATTTCAACACATATCTTTGCAAAGCTGAGACGCTTCCCCTTCTCTGTCATATCATCTGCATAGAGGGGTTTACCTAGGGCACTAGCAATGTAACTAAGCCCCTGTTCAGTCCAGAATTCCAAGGGGATTTTAGAGAACTGTACCCAGACAGGGATAGTGCTCAGCTTTTCCTTAGTTAACACCATTTGGGGCTCCCATGGTTTGAGAATCAAAAGTTTCCCAGCAACATGCCAAGGCCCAGCCTCCATAACAGTACGAGCATCAGCCTTAGAAaatttaaagaagaaaaacCCCTGATCATTGGCTAAGATCTCATAAATTCCAAACTTTTCCCAAATCCTTGTAACAATGCTCTTAACCAGATGGAAAGGAGccttcttatcaagaaaatagCCAACAACACATCCAGTTCAGAGGTCAGACCCAAGATCAATCACATCTTGAGGAGGGCAAACCACAACCTTCGAATCTCGAACTTTGGGGGGATAGTAAGACAGATTCATACGAGACGAGCCAGAAGGGACCAAAGTAGGAGCGGCAACATCCACCCACTTAGGCTTACTGAGTTCCGGACATAGAACCACAGGGGAAGAATTAACCCCAGCATAAGCCAAGCCAGAATTAACAGGCGGTACATTCATCCCAGGGgatgagttagggttttgaggattttctccatttttagggtttttaacTATAGAAGACAAACGTAACAAAGGAAATTGATCTATGCTATCCATCACACTAGATAAAGAACCACACGAAAAGGCgccaacaaaagaaagagaagcaagaagaaaacgAGACCTGAGAGCAAACAATCAACTACTTGATCGAGCGGTTGCGGGAGGCGGAGATGATCTGGCAGTTGTCGAGGGAGTAGGCGATGGAGAGAACATCCTTGGCGTGGCCGACGAAGCGTCGGGAGGGGTGCCGGACGTTCTCTGCCggacattctctctctctcgtgttcCTGGTTCTTCTCTTCGCCGTCGCCTTAGCTCATATGTCCTTTTGTTCTTCTCTTTATCGTAACCCTATAGATTTTGAGTTGGGATTCTTCTTCGGTTTACTTGAACGAATGAACAAATTGTCCCCGAAAACCCCGCTATGAAAGCAAAGTAGAACCAGAATATGCATCCTCAATGTAAATGCACCGGTTGAGTTTGTTGGACATGAAAAGGGAGCAATGGTGGTAGGGTTCTTCCCCATCGTTATATTGCTTGAATGCTCCTGGTTTTCCATCTTAATCCCCTATTAAGCTTCACGTGAACGCTTTTAAAGCCCCCATATTACAATTCGAAGACACTGATAGAGACATGAAAACCTTAGCAACTGCAGCCTAGAGGTTCTGCTGAATGAGAAGGCATCTGCATTACAGCCTCAGCTGATCTCGACTGAGTCAGAACAGCAATTCAGCACAATTTCACGGAGTGGACCAATAATTTTGTAGAACTGAATCTCCTATTTCACATGTACACGGACTTGTAACAAGTTTCGAGATCGACCAAGGATTTATCTAAAATGCCCAATCCTGTTGTTCTAGATCGACCAAGGATTTATCTAAAATGCCCAATCCTGTTGTTCTTCACACAATTACTAGAGAAAATCAACACTGGAGAAGCACGGTCAACAAAGTATGTATTATCTcctttgaaaagaaaaggagaaaccATTCCTGGACCTTAATATAACGAGGTCCATACCTCAAAATCCTAATCTCACCAATCCGGACCTAGTCAAATTTTTGTAtgttgagatttcatgcaagcTAACATGAGTCAACTACCTGCCAAGTGCCAACTGTAACACTTCCAACGCAACCTAACATAAGTATTGTGTGTAATTTTGTAAACAATCAGCGAATATCATAACCTGATTAGTTGGAACTGTTTGTCATCTACAACATTTGCATCCGCAATTGCCAAACCTGCGGCTTTAAATACCTGTTGGAACCATtattgattcaaaaaaaaatgtggtgtGAGATGAATTTTAAAAACACTTTAGATAATAATCACACAAACATGTAGTTACACCTCGCATGTCCGTGCTAGTCCAGCAAGGTTGGGTATGCGATCAAGTAGTGACGCCACAAGGATAAAGTGCTGTCGATTTCCTCTTATCTTTTCCACAGCTAAACTTCTTGAATGTAACAAATCATCAAGAAGCTGATCTTCCTTTTCCATTTCTGTCTCCACGGAGGTACCGGGTTTAGTTGTTAATAACTCCAAGAATAGtaataagaagaaaaattaaTCTACTAATAAGAGTAATAAAGAACAATAGTCAGATTTAACCAGTCCTCAACAAACAGAAGTGGCCAATTTTCTAAGAAATATTTACTTCATCTTTCTCGTGAAATACCCAGAAAGAAAGAACCTCGATCACTTCAATGCAGTGCTAAGAAAATTAACTTTTAAGCGAAAATACAAAGATCAAAGACGAAAAGCAAAACAACACATTgagtttcattttatttctaaGATAGCGAAAAGTACAATACCTAAGTACTGACAGGGTATATAGAAGGAGTTTTCCAGGGTATATATAGAGTTCTAAAAATATCTCCATGATAACCAGAATACTGTAATTATAACCAAGTAGCATCAATTTTCCTTTGAGTTCTCAAAATATCTCCAGGGTAACAGATTGACACGGCCGCCTGTCAAAATTTATGACTTTTATGCTGCAAGTAGCATCAATTTTCCTTCGAGTTGATTTCTATTTCAACCTCACACATGCTGAGAACTCTATATATTTTGATTAACAGAGATCACAAAATTTTGATCTATAGCAGATTGGAGCATTGATTTAAATGCactgaaaaaaaaagggtatcaAACACTATTCTCAACTCGATGTACTCGAGTACTGACTTTTAATGAGGATCCAGGCCTcaaaactttttatttattaaatttcttattttgaCTAGAGTTTTCAGGAAAATTTTTTATTCGAAAACTCGAGTTTTATGATTTTATTAGAACGTATTGGAATTGGATTTTTTAGTTTTCGGTCCCAAAGCACGCGGCAAGGGAGaagtttacttttttttttttaaaactcataATCATTCTATGCACCTACAGAAAAAGGTACATTGTTATTCAATACAGAACTACATACatgaattagggtttctctggtAGTACAAGGTTCTAAATTAGGCATTGGAGGGCATTTGCCAACAAGAGGCAAATGTGCGCTTACAGTGTCTTGTTTTGCAGAAACTAGGTTTACGGTGACGCACACACGCTGTTTGATCTCAAAGGACGTTCATCAACAATATGCGGATTTATTCCCCGTCCAATTGGCGCCATCTGTGGGACACGACAAGTTCTTTGAGATCAACCAATGACATTCGCAGACCCAAAAATGAATGGAGGACGATCCAAGCAAGTCGCTGCAAGAAATTCATGGCTCCAAAGATAGAAAAGGCGGTTCAAAGTCTGCACACAGAAACAGAAGGCAGGAATCCAAGTCTTGCTGTGGTAACAGACCGGAGGACAGGCAATCCAAGAGTGTTTGGGGCTTCAAAGAGAGTCTCGAGAGCAAAGAACAAGATCTAGAACAGCTTGCTGTGCTTATGAAAAAGCgcgagcatgagatcagagggCTCAAAGAGCGCATGGCCCCGGTGGAAAGGTCCAGAAGCACTCGTGGAGATGGTAGGAGGAAGGACAGAACACTAGAGAGGAACGGTGGAATGCAAAACTCGCGCAGGCGAAGGGGTGAGTGTCCACGAAAAAGGAGAGATAGGAGCCCTACTCTGGAGAAAGAGAGGTCCAGAAAGCATCACAGAGACAGATACGAGAGATCTGAGTCTGACGGAAAGAGCGGATGAGAGGAGGCCTGGTCGTTGGGAAGAGGGCACAACGACTGCATGAGAATAAGCACGTATAGCCCTTAGCCGAATAGCAGCCTCACCACTCTCAAGGAGCATACATGAACTGCTGCCTCCGAGTTGAAACACAGTGCGTTTGTACTCTACGAAACGAGCACAGACCCAATGGCACATATCCAGCATTACCAGCACACCGTGTTCATGCACATGGGAGATGACGCTCTCTTGTGCAGGATGTTCCCTTCGAGTTTAGGTAAAGTTGCTCTcgcctggtttcataagttgggcCCATACTCGATCAAGAGTTGGAAGCACTGTCAGGCCGTTAACACGGTCGTCGGCCCCATAACTCATTGGGCCATCCGCCCCTGAacccaaaaataagaaagtgAAGTATTAACTTACATTCAGCTTGGGCTAGGCCAAATAACATTTAATGAGTACCACCATTGGACCAATGATCGAATACATAAGCTTCTAAACCATAA
This region includes:
- the LOC131308106 gene encoding uncharacterized protein LOC131308106 is translated as MEAGPWHVAGKLLILKPWEPQMVLTKEKLSTIPVWVQFSKIPLEFWTEQGLSYIASALGKPLYADDMTEKGKRLSFAKICVEIHVDTPLLDVVEVEYANGASAFINVKYPWKPSRCSECHVFGHTEASHMVQQLAASRPTTAVLVSDMLPLGQASGLPFVGASPPKMGVGSSLVLSKSPLISMGMDPSSSAVVSSLGILQQEDTLSAFSVSKSRKNSGKKGSNGLGSPPHGAIQIVNTFSILESTVPLDLPDVSTGLVSDSVVLPLSVGDVPEDGGSIHVDPAVGVTDGVATLVLPAALVEPMAETVVGVVSGQVESSFTQPVSVSVAAKAGKGRNRGASGKR